The Tistrella mobilis genome window below encodes:
- a CDS encoding TenA family transcriptional regulator: MTDFVETLDRMIAERKKMTSPLYQLIMSGKATQRLLQNFVIHRWPIKNFWTRNILGIASRIDDYELRISLVENIYEEETGRLTDSRRHLLSFVDFGNSVGVTMDDIQAAPLLPETQAVIDHNVGVCNNTAVHFTAGVASVLLLMEGQPPIVNPQKRSMLDVMRDVYQLPPEGYDYFVHHASSTEGDDHVSELEDEHASVARELLRRYANTPELQDQCVRMLGRALDLRHAHFDAMLRNFYDPAEAPFRYQDVAA, translated from the coding sequence ATGACGGACTTCGTCGAAACGCTCGACCGCATGATTGCCGAGCGCAAGAAGATGACCAGCCCGCTCTATCAGCTGATCATGAGCGGCAAGGCGACGCAGCGGCTGCTGCAGAACTTCGTCATCCACCGCTGGCCGATCAAGAACTTCTGGACCCGCAACATCCTGGGCATCGCCTCGCGGATCGACGACTACGAGCTGCGCATCTCGCTGGTCGAGAACATCTACGAGGAAGAGACCGGCCGGCTGACCGACAGCCGCCGCCACCTGCTCTCCTTCGTCGATTTCGGCAACTCGGTCGGCGTCACCATGGATGACATTCAGGCCGCACCGCTGCTGCCCGAGACCCAGGCGGTGATCGACCACAATGTCGGCGTCTGCAACAACACCGCCGTCCATTTCACGGCCGGCGTCGCCTCGGTGCTGCTGCTGATGGAAGGCCAGCCGCCGATCGTGAACCCGCAGAAGCGTTCGATGCTCGACGTGATGCGCGACGTCTATCAGCTGCCGCCCGAGGGCTATGACTACTTCGTCCATCATGCGTCGTCGACCGAGGGCGACGATCATGTGAGCGAGCTCGAGGACGAGCATGCCTCGGTCGCGCGTGAGCTGCTGCGCCGCTACGCCAACACTCCCGAGCTGCAGGACCAGTGCGTGCGCATGCTGGGCCGGGCGCTGGATCTGCGCCACGCCCATTTCGACGCCATGCTGCGCAACTTCTACGATCCGGCCGAAGCGCCGTTCCGTTACCAGGACGTCGCCGCCTGA
- a CDS encoding aminotransferase class IV, with protein MPTPVRSPKTFPLCHHDGALVPWETATLHAASLALRYAVSVFEGIRIYRTADGRGLKVLELHPHLDRLAASAGMMWLPDPGIDRIPDIIAELVAQNGVTDDAYIRPSISAGNPGELGQAAQPLLTVTITAQGRKTWLADDKRMKVKLSAWQRAHDLAFPSAAKNISNYAGARIAMLEAKSQGFDNVVLANADGYLSEAPTAILFLVKNGRLMTPALSEGVLPSITRALTLDIAAELGIPAVETRLTRADAWTADEAFLCGTGLEYALIGQIDGHVLKRADAAPISQQIIARYFERARDIRAAAGDLILPLPDAAAVA; from the coding sequence ATGCCCACACCCGTGCGTTCACCGAAGACCTTCCCGCTCTGCCATCACGACGGTGCCCTGGTGCCCTGGGAAACCGCGACCCTGCATGCCGCCAGCCTTGCGCTGCGCTATGCGGTCTCGGTCTTCGAGGGCATCCGCATCTACCGCACGGCCGATGGCCGCGGGCTGAAGGTGCTGGAACTGCACCCGCATCTCGACCGGCTGGCGGCGTCGGCCGGCATGATGTGGCTGCCGGATCCCGGGATCGACCGCATCCCCGACATCATCGCCGAACTGGTGGCGCAGAACGGCGTCACCGACGACGCCTATATCCGCCCCTCGATCTCGGCCGGCAATCCGGGGGAGCTGGGCCAGGCGGCCCAGCCGCTGCTGACCGTCACCATCACCGCCCAGGGGCGCAAGACCTGGCTCGCCGACGACAAGCGGATGAAGGTCAAGCTCTCCGCCTGGCAGCGCGCCCATGATCTGGCCTTCCCGTCGGCGGCGAAGAACATCTCCAATTATGCGGGCGCGCGCATCGCGATGCTGGAGGCGAAGTCTCAGGGCTTCGACAACGTCGTGCTCGCCAATGCCGACGGCTATCTGTCCGAGGCGCCGACCGCGATCCTGTTCCTGGTGAAGAACGGCCGGCTGATGACCCCGGCACTGTCGGAAGGCGTGCTGCCCAGCATCACCCGGGCGCTGACCCTGGACATTGCCGCCGAACTCGGCATTCCCGCGGTCGAAACCCGGCTGACCCGCGCCGATGCCTGGACGGCGGACGAAGCCTTCCTCTGCGGCACCGGGCTTGAATACGCGCTGATCGGCCAGATCGACGGCCATGTGCTGAAGCGGGCCGATGCGGCCCCGATCTCGCAGCAGATCATTGCGCGCTATTTCGAGCGCGCGCGCGACATCCGGGCCGCCGCGGGCGATCTGATCCTGCCGCTTCCCGATGCGGCCGCCGTCGCCTGA
- a CDS encoding RraA family protein — MTDQSPAAAAETLPLDDAGVLAVLSRASTAAVSDVLDMLGYNNGLLGIRPLKPGHRVCGPAFTVAFEPVAPGEPAPAADYIEQVPPGHVVALANDGRTWCTVWGDILSALAQSRGIAGTVIDGACRDATEIMALDYPMFSLTAYMKSGKNRVRMVATQVPVTMGGTHVEPGDWLVGDDSGVVAVPAARRAEVAGLVREVEAMEARVIADVRAGIPLAEARRRHGYNRFALKVEPRP; from the coding sequence ATGACCGACCAGAGCCCCGCCGCCGCTGCCGAAACCCTGCCGCTCGACGATGCCGGCGTCCTCGCCGTGCTCTCGCGCGCCTCGACCGCCGCGGTTTCCGATGTGCTCGACATGCTGGGCTACAATAACGGGCTGCTCGGCATCCGCCCGCTGAAGCCCGGCCATCGGGTCTGCGGCCCGGCCTTCACCGTGGCCTTCGAGCCGGTGGCCCCGGGCGAGCCGGCGCCGGCTGCCGACTATATCGAACAGGTGCCGCCGGGCCATGTGGTGGCGCTGGCCAATGACGGCCGCACCTGGTGCACCGTCTGGGGCGACATCCTGTCGGCGCTGGCCCAGAGCCGTGGCATCGCCGGTACCGTCATCGACGGCGCCTGCCGCGATGCGACCGAGATCATGGCGCTCGACTATCCGATGTTCTCGCTGACCGCCTATATGAAGTCGGGCAAGAACCGGGTGCGCATGGTGGCGACCCAGGTGCCGGTAACCATGGGCGGCACGCATGTGGAGCCGGGCGACTGGCTGGTCGGCGACGATTCGGGCGTGGTCGCCGTGCCGGCGGCCCGGCGCGCGGAAGTGGCCGGGCTGGTGCGCGAGGTGGAGGCGATGGAGGCGCGGGTGATCGCCGATGTCCGCGCCGGCATCCCTCTGGCCGAGGCACGCCGCCGCCACGGCTATAACCGCTTCGCCCTCAAGGTCGAGCCCCGGCCCTGA
- a CDS encoding sensor histidine kinase, which translates to MGERDIRDGLRNARVAMEAELSRRAAIATFPGAAAAAALMWPHIDHLWTIGWVILMWAISAIRIPSAVLALRAAEADAVSESQRIMVAGGIAVASFGWGLGVAIGLTLDNPGATMIAVSVLLAISSVGIAYVMDRAMLMAFMVPLAIPPIALLLLRHEGQDVPMAICYLLYLIVFGNFAGRHHRWIADMLRLNIENRQLLERQARDAGRIRALVDELTVTNARLERSLHDAQAANDAKSRFLAQVSHELRTPLNAILGYSEIIRDQMFGSDAATFRRYSEQAGYIHQSGQMLKALIEDLLDVARIESGRTEVEIGRVDLSRAIEGALTAIRPQAAAKRQSLLVDLPPDLPPVAADHRALGQILNNLLGNAVKFTPEDGHITIAAHRTSGPGRQMVAITVTDDGIGIPPEAIDRVFEPFERGGNVIRRSIEGTGLGLAISRRLAEAMEGSVTIERQRRIGTAITLRLPVA; encoded by the coding sequence ATGGGAGAGCGGGACATACGCGACGGCCTGCGCAACGCCCGGGTGGCGATGGAGGCCGAACTCTCGAGGCGCGCCGCGATCGCCACCTTCCCGGGGGCGGCTGCGGCCGCGGCCTTGATGTGGCCTCATATCGATCATCTCTGGACGATCGGCTGGGTTATCCTGATGTGGGCGATTTCAGCGATCCGCATCCCAAGTGCCGTTCTTGCCCTGCGTGCGGCAGAGGCCGATGCGGTGAGCGAATCTCAGCGGATCATGGTCGCCGGCGGCATCGCCGTTGCCTCCTTCGGCTGGGGGTTGGGCGTTGCGATTGGTCTGACGCTCGACAACCCCGGCGCAACGATGATCGCCGTCTCGGTGCTGCTGGCCATCTCGTCGGTCGGTATCGCTTACGTCATGGACCGGGCGATGCTGATGGCCTTCATGGTGCCGCTCGCCATTCCACCCATTGCCCTTCTGCTTCTCCGACACGAGGGGCAGGATGTACCGATGGCGATCTGCTATCTCCTCTATCTCATTGTTTTCGGAAATTTCGCCGGCCGCCATCACCGCTGGATCGCGGACATGCTGCGGCTCAACATCGAAAACCGGCAGCTGCTGGAACGCCAGGCCCGCGATGCCGGACGGATCCGGGCCCTGGTCGATGAATTGACCGTCACCAATGCCCGGCTGGAACGCTCGCTGCACGATGCCCAGGCGGCCAACGACGCCAAAAGCCGCTTCCTGGCCCAGGTCAGCCACGAGCTGCGGACACCGCTGAACGCGATCCTCGGCTATTCCGAAATCATCCGCGACCAGATGTTCGGGTCGGATGCCGCCACCTTCCGCCGCTATTCCGAACAGGCCGGCTATATTCACCAGTCCGGGCAGATGCTGAAGGCGCTGATCGAGGATCTGCTCGATGTCGCCCGGATCGAGAGCGGCCGCACCGAGGTCGAGATCGGCAGGGTGGATCTCTCACGGGCGATCGAGGGTGCGCTGACGGCCATTCGTCCGCAGGCAGCCGCCAAACGGCAGTCGCTGCTGGTCGACCTGCCCCCGGACCTGCCGCCCGTGGCGGCCGATCATCGTGCCCTCGGCCAGATCCTGAACAATCTTCTCGGCAACGCCGTCAAGTTCACGCCCGAGGACGGGCATATCACCATCGCCGCACACCGGACGTCCGGACCGGGCCGTCAGATGGTCGCGATCACCGTCACCGATGACGGCATCGGCATTCCTCCCGAGGCGATCGACCGGGTGTTCGAGCCCTTCGAGCGCGGCGGCAACGTCATCCGGCGGAGCATCGAAGGCACCGGCCTCGGCCTCGCGATCAGCCGCCGTCTGGCCGAAGCCATGGAGGGGAGCGTGACGATCGAACGCCAGCGCCGCATCGGCACCGCGATCACCCTCAGACTACCCGTCGCCTGA